In the Palaemon carinicauda isolate YSFRI2023 unplaced genomic scaffold, ASM3689809v2 scaffold316, whole genome shotgun sequence genome, one interval contains:
- the LOC137636510 gene encoding uncharacterized protein — protein sequence MARISHHTTVLPYGEEGKLCHRVQKKNLNMTNWLPLTLLVAVWTEIVISAKLNKIEADQTQINVEETARQGQNISPQWCVGVQFRDMGMAEETLRTADIAEIVRETGKRNISGQWCIGYPFRNNREGNTIGQWCLGLSGRDVEVTKEAVNTADVLKMLREGERKNISGQWCLGLGSRDVGLTKEASGDSDIHKILREGGEKNISGQWCLGLSSRNLGVGEEAVNSVDIHEMRESGNKNIIGNWCVGLSGRDLKVFKAASATPDNHEFIRDSEKEAVSPQLCLGLNIRELSVADEAVDTVHIHEMNRENRNKNTSGQFCLGWGGRDMGVAKEAVDTTDIQLIVRDNGKKNTSGQFWPSGWGFGRNGELPEERLETTDINDGMRDNGNKNTSGQWFNINISFGRNGELPEERLETTDINDGMRDNGNKNTSGQWFDINIHFGRNGELPEERVETTDINDGMRDNGKKNTSGQFWPSGWGFGRNGELAEERVETTDINDGMRDNGKKNTSGQWFDINIHFGRNGELPEERVETTDINDGMRDNGNKNTSGQWFDINIHFGRNGELPEERVETTDINDGMRDNGKKNTSGQWFDINIHFGRNGELPEERVETTDINDGMRDNGKKNTSGQFWSSGWGFGRNGELAEERVETTDINDGMRDNGNKNTSGQWFNINISFGRNGELPEEKLDTADINDGLRDNGKRNITGQFWPLCCYGKKRCIYGRLNTADNDNMIRDNGKRTFGSILC from the exons ATGGCCCGCATCTCTCACCACACCACAGTTCTTCCTTACGGAGAAGAAGGAAAGCTTTGTCACCGTGTTCAG AAGAAAAATCTCAACATGACGAACTGGCTTCCATTGACCTTACTCGTTGCGGTATGGACGGAAATTGTGATTTCAGCAAAATTGAATAAAATCGAAGCGGATCAGACGCAGATTAACGTGGAAGAGACAGCGAGACAAGGCCAGAACATCAGCCCACAATGGTGTGTCGGAGTACAATTCAGAGATATGGGAATGGCAGAGGAAACTCTGAGAACTGCTGACATTGCTGAAatagtaagagaaacgggtaaaaGAAACATCAGTGGCCAGTGGTGTATCGGTTATCCTTTCAGAAATAATCGCGAGGGAAACACCATTGGACAGTGGTGCTTAGGTTTATCTGGTAGAGATGTGGAAGTCACAAAGGAAGCTGTGAATACTGCTGACGTCCTTAAAATGTTAAGAGAGGGTGAGAGGAAAAATATTAGTGGCCAATGGTGTCTTGGTTTAGGTAGCAGAGATGTGGGACTTACAAAGGAAGCTTCGGGTGACTCTGACATTCACAAAATATTAAGAGAGGGCGGAGAGAAGAACATCAGCGGGCAATGGTGTCTTGGCCTTTCTAGTAGAAATCTGGGAGTAGGAGAGGAAGCTGTGAATAGTGTTGACATTCATGAAATGAGAGAAAGTGGAAATAAGAACATTATTGGGAATTGGTGCGTGGGTTTATCTGGAAGAGatttgaaggtctttaaggcagcttCAGCTACTCCTGATAATCATGAATTTATAAGAGATAGTGAGAAGGAAGCCGTTAGCCCACAGCTATGCTTAGGTTTAAACATCAGAGAGTTGTCAGTTGCAGATGAAGCTGTGGATACTGTTCACATTCATGAGATGAAtagggaaaatagaaataaaaatactagTGGGCAATTCTGTTTAGGTTGGGGTGGCAGAGACATGGGAGTTGCAAAGGAGGCAGTGGATACTACTGACATTCAATTGATTGTAAGAGATAATGGAAAGAAAAACACTAGTGGACAATTCTGGCCTTCTGGTTGGGGCTTTGGCCGAAATGGGGAATTACCAGAGGAAAGATTGGAAACTACTGACATTAATGATGGTATGAGagataatggaaataaaaacacaAGTGGGCAGtggtttaatattaatattagcttTGGCAGAAATGGGGAATTACCAGAGGAAAGATTGGAAACTACTGACATTAATGATGGTATGAGagataatggaaataaaaacactAGTGGGCAGTGGTTTGATATTAATATTCACTTTGGCAGAAATGGGGAATTACCAGAGGAAAGAGTGGAAACTACTGACATTAATGATGGTATGAGAGATAATGGAAAGAAAAACACTAGTGGACAATTCTGGCCTTCTGGTTGGGGCTTTGGCCGAAATGGGGAATTAGCAGAGGAAAGAGTGGAAACTACTGACATCAATGATGGTATGAGAGATAATGGAAAGAAAAACACAAGTGGGCAGTGGTTTGATATTAATATTCACTTTGGCAGAAATGGGGAATTACCAGAGGAAAGAGTGGAAACTACTGACATTAATGATGGTATGAGagataatggaaataaaaacactAGTGGGCAGTGGTTTGATATTAATATTCACTTTGGCAGAAATGGGGAATTACCAGAGGAAAGAGTGGAAACTACTGACATTAATGATGGTATGAGAGATAATGGAAAGAAAAACACTAGTGGGCAGTGGTTTGATATTAATATTCACTTTGGCAGAAATGGGGAATTACCAGAGGAAAGAGTGGAAACTACTGACATTAATGATGGTATGAGAGATAATGGAAAGAAAAACACTAGTGGACAATTCTGGTCTTCTGGTTGGGGCTTTGGCCGAAATGGGGAATTAGCAGAGGAAAGAGTGGAAACTACTGACATTAATGATGGTATGAGagataatggaaataaaaacacaAGTGGGCAGtggtttaatattaatattagcttTGGCAGAAATGGGGAATTACCAGAGGAAAAACTGGATACTGCTGACATTAATGATGGTTTAAGAGATAATGGAAAGAGAAACATCACTGGGCAATTTTGGCCATTGTGTTGCTATGGCAAAAAAAGGTGTATTTATGGAAGGCTGAATACTGCTGATAATGATAACATGATAAGAGATAATGGAAAGAGAACCTTTGGGTCAATTTTGTGTTAG